Proteins encoded together in one Anopheles darlingi chromosome 3, idAnoDarlMG_H_01, whole genome shotgun sequence window:
- the LOC125955183 gene encoding peptidylglycine alpha-hydroxylating monooxygenase: MLERREQRPASSRYHMVASANSSSSNSSNTCTRSSNSIPRKSNNLPPLVIMSCCWVLVVLCGCLAIDGVPLASGLPEGGGDFPVGRFPFLMPKVVPYKPELYLCTPVKVDYTKSYYIVGFEPNATMATAHHMLLYGCDTPGSESAVWNCGEMAGASEYSHSPCASGAPQQIIYAWARDAPKLELPDGVGFKVGKDSPIKYIVLQVHYAHIDHFKDGKTSDDSGIFIHYTTQPQPKQAGVILLGTAGYIRPMTTEHMETLCDVTEDKVIYPFAYRTHTHSLGRVVSGYRIRKDESGEDHWTLLGKRDPLTPQMFYPVENREPIRKNDRLAARCTMESNRTRVTKIGATNEDEMCNFYLMYFVDQGEPLQMKYCFSNGPPSFHWTNQETQLNHIPDLDASTL, encoded by the exons ATGCTGGAACGGCGGGAGCAGCGGCCAGCATCGTCACGATACCATATGGTAGCATCCGctaacagcagtagcagcaacagcagcaacacctgcACCAggagtagcaacagcatcccccGCAAAAGCAATAACCTGCCACCGTTAGTCATCATGAGCTGCTgttgggtgttggtggtactgTGCGGATGCCTGGCCATCGATGGTGTTCCGTTGGCCAGCGGACTCCCCGAAGGTGGTGGAGATTTCCCGGTGGGACGGTTCCCCTTCCTGATGCCCAAAGTGGTACCCTACAAG ccCGAACTCTACCTCTGCACACCGGTGAAGGTGGATTACACCAAGAGCTACTATATCG TGGGCTTCGAACCAAATGCAACCATGGCCACCGCTCACCATATGCTCCTGTACGGGTGCGATACTCCCGGATCGGAATCGGCCGTGTG GAACTGTGGTGAGATGGCGGGCGCTAGTGAGTACAGCCACAGTCCGTGTGCGAGTGGTGCACCGCAACAGATCATCTATGCGTGGGCCCGGGACGCGCCGAAGCTGGAACTACCGGATGGGGTCGGCTTTAAGGTGGGCAAGGATTCCCCAATTAAGTACATCGTGCTCCAGGTGCACTACGCACATATTGATCATTTCAAAG ATGGCAAAACGTCGGACGACTCGGGCATCTTCATCCACTACACGACGCAACCACAGCCGAAGCAAGCGGGCGTGATTCTGCTCGGTACCGCCGGTTACATTCGCCCGATGACTACCGAGCACATGGAGACGTTGTGCGACGTGACGGAGGATAAGGTGATCTATCCGTTCGCCTAccgaacgcacacgcacagcctAGGCCGGGTGGTTTCGGGCTATCGGATTCGGAAGGATGAATCCGGTGAGGACCATTGGACGCTGCTTGGTAAGCGGGACCCTCTGACGCCTCAGATGTTCTATCCGGTGGAGAACAGGGAACCGATCCGGAAGAACGATCGACTAGCCGCTCGCTGCACGATGGAGAGCAATCGTACCCGAGTGACCAAGATTGG AGCTACGAATGAGGATGAGATGTGCAATTTCTATCTGATGTACTTCGTGGATCAGGGTGAACCGCTGCAGATGAAGTACTGCTTTAGCAATGGTCCACCGTCGTTCCATTGGACCAACCAGGAGACACAGCTGAATCACATTCCCGACCTGGACGCGAGTACGCTGTAA